The Macaca nemestrina isolate mMacNem1 chromosome 1, mMacNem.hap1, whole genome shotgun sequence genome contains the following window.
gagaccatcctggctaacacagtgaaaccccgtctctactaaaaatacaaaaaaattagccaggtgtggtggcaggcacctgtagtcccagctactcgggaggctgaggcaggagaacggcgtgaacccaggaggcggagcttgcagtgagcggagatcccgccactgcactccagcctgggtgacagagcaagactctgtctcaaaaaaaaaacaaaaacaaaaacaaaaaaagtttattatgtactggccgggcatggtggctcatgcctgtaatcccagcagtttgcaaggcctaggcgggtggatcacctgaggtcaggagttcgagaccagcctgcccaacacgatgaaaccccatttctactaaaaatgcaaaatattggctgggtgtggtggcaggcgcctgtggtcccagctccttgggaggctgaggcaggagaatcgcttgtacccaggaggcagaggttgcagtgagctgagatcgcaccactgcactccagcctgggcgacaagagcaaaactctgtctcaaaggaaaaaagaaagagtttattAAGTACCAAGtgctaggccgggcacggtggctcacgcctgtaatcccagcaccttggggggctgaggcgggtggatcactggaggtcaggagtttgggaccagcctggccaacatggtgaaaccctgtctctatttaaaaaaatacaaaaaaaattagccgggcatgtgtGGTaaggcatgcctgtaattccagagactcaggaggctgaggcaggagaactgcttgaacccaggaggtggaggttgcagtgagctgagattgtgccactgcactgcagcctgggagacatagtaagactccgtcttaaaaaaaaaagttccaagtGCTATGATTGCAGGAATTAGCTTGTTTCATTTTCTCATAATCCGTATGTTTCTTGTGTGAGATAGGATATTGTACAGGTATTGTTATCCTTATGTTACAGCagtggaaactgagacttaggtTAATCAATTTGCTATTTATTTAGGTAGAAGTAGCAGAGCTAGGATCTAATCCTTGCTCTGCCTCCAGTTCCCGAAGTGTCACGCATGAGAAGTCCTGAGGCAGGATAGGATAGTGGGTAAGAACATGGGCTATAGAGTTAGgcagacttgggttcaaatttTGGCTGTACTGCTTATTGGTTACATGACCTTAgacaaattgtttaatttttctgagcctcagtttcctcatatgtaaaatgaggacaataccCCACATAATAgttttgaggaaaaaataagaCAATGCATTGTAAAATGtatagcacagtgcttggcacctGGTACGGTCTCAATTAAGGTAGCAAGCCAATAATTAAGGACATTGGTCTGAGAGGATCAGTCATTCAGAGTAGCAGTGCTGGGAGTGCTGGGCCCCTGCTATATCAATGCTAGGAGGACTCACATTTGGGTCAGGGCTTGACCTTTGTATTCCTGGAACTACTTCTCCCCCAACAGATGAAAAGTTGGAAGCAAGTCCAGCCTCAAGTCCCCTGGCAGACTCAGGCACAGACGACTTGGCTCCTGCCCTGGAGGATTCCCTGTCCCAGGAGGTGCAGGACTCCTTCTCCTTCCTAGAGGACTCAAGCAGCTCAGAACCTGAGTGGGTGGGGGCAGAGGATGGGGAGGTGGCCCAGGCAGAATCAGCAGGAGCAGCCTTCTCCCCTGGGGAGGACGACCCTGGGATGGGCTACCTGGAGGAGCTCCTGGGAGTTGGGCCTCAGGTAAGGAGAGCTGTGCTGGGTTTGGGGGTGGCATGGAGTCAAGTGTGGACAGGGCCTTCTGGTCCTGAGCCACCACGCTGTGCCTACAGGTGGAGGAGTTCTCTGTGGAGCCGCCCCTGGATGACCTGTCTCTGGATGAGGCACAGTTTGTCTTGGCCCCCAGCTGCTGTTCCCTGGACTCTGCTGGCCCCAGGCCTGAAGTTGAGGAGGAAAATGGCGAGGAAGTTTTCCTGAGTGCCTATGATGACCTAAGTCCCCTTCTGGGACCTAAATCTCCAATCTGGGAGGGTGCAGGGAGTCTGGAGGGAGAGGCAGCAGGATGTGGAAGGCAGGCTCCGGGAGAGGCTGGGGAAGAGCAGGCACGCTGGGAAGTTGGGGAGGACAAggaggctgagcctggtggcaggcTAGACATCAGGGAAAAGGCAGAGGGAAATCCAGAAACCAAGGTGGAGGCTGGAAAGGCCAGTGAGGATACAGGGGAGGCTGGGGGAAGCCAAGAGACAAAGGTCAGATTGAGAGAAGGAAGTAGGGAAGAGACAGAGGCCAAGGAAGAGAAGTCCAAAGGTCAGAAGAAGGCTGACAGTATGGAGGCTAAAAGTGTGGAGGAACCAGAAGAGCAGTATACAgatgaggagaaggaaaaagaaattgagagaaAAGAGGCTGAACAAAGAAAGGAAGCCCAGGTAGAAGCTGAAAGGGACCTAGAGCAAGGGGCCCAGGAAGATCAAGTTGCTGAGGAGAAATGGGAAGTTGTACACAAACAAGAGGCCGAGGGAGTCAGAGAGGATGAGGACAAAGGacagagggggaagggagagtaTGAAGCAAGAAAAGACCAAGGAGATGGTGAAGACAGCAGAAGCCCAGAAGCAGCAACTGAAGGAGGAGCAGGGGAGGTCAGCAAGGAACGGGAGAGTGGGGATGGAGAGGCTGAGGGAGACCAGAGGGCTGGAGGGGACTATTTAGAAGAGGGTACCCTCTCTGAAGGCTCAGGTGTAGAGTCCCTGGAGGTTGACTGTGCCAAAGAGGGCAATCCTCACTCTTCTGAGATGGAAGAGGCAGCCCCACAGCCACCCCAGTCAGAGGAGAAGGAGTCTGAGGGGCAGCCCAGTTCAGATGGCTGTCTATGTCCCTGTTCCCTTGGCTTGGGTGGTGTGGGCATGCGTCTAGCTTCTACTCTGGTTCAGGTCCAACAGGTCCGCTCTGTGCCTGTGGTGCCCCCCAAGCCACAGTTTGCCAAGATGCCCAGTGCAATGTGTAGCAAGATTCATGTGGCACCTGCAAATCCAAGCCCGAGGCCTGGCCGGCTTGATGCGACTCCTGGAGAAAGGGCTTGGGGGGCCCGAGCTTCTCGATCCTCTTGGAGGAATGGGGGTAGTCTTTCTTTTGATGCTGCTGTGGCCCTAGCCCGGGACCGCCAAAggactgaggctcagggagttCGGCGAACCCAGACCTGTACTGAGGGTGGGGATTACTGCCTCATCCCCAGAAACTCCCCTTGTAGCATGATCTCTGCCCATTCTCCTCGGCCCCTTAGCTGCCTGGAGATCCCACCTGAAGGCACGGAAGGGTCTGGATCCCGGAGTCGTCTTAGTCTGCCCCCCAGAGAACCCCAGGTTCCTGACACCCTGTTGTCCCCTCAGCGCCGATCGTATGCATTTGAAACACAGGCTAACCCTGAGAAAGGTGAGGGACTGTGATTAGGACCACAGCCCTGGGCAAAGGGGACCAGTAAGTTGTCTTGAATCTCCAGGGTTCCTGACTAGCTGTCTCTTCTGCAGTCTAGGCAGCTGTAGTGCCCAACTCTATAGGCTTTGGCCCTCCAGCTTCTCTGACTGTGGGAGGCACTGCCTTGTCTCAGACAGAAAGCACTTATCTCTTAGGAGATTCCCAAGAAAGTCAACAAGATCTTGTTCCCAGGGAGTGGGTTACTGGCCAAAGGGAACATAAGGTAGGCAGAAAAGTTAAAAGAGTTTCTTAAAGTGAAGACTGGAGAAGttcctcccttcctctgagctATGAATCTCTCTTCATGAAAGCCAAAGGTAGACACGGGGGACAGGGCCAGGTTAGGGCCTTCCATACACAAACACTTCTAGAGTTGCCCATTCCTGTTCTGCTCTTGGACCCTTAGATACCTCCTGTCCTTTTTAGATCCAGATTAAGAGAAACGTTCAGGAAGCTCTTTGAAACCCTCAGTATTTGTTGGAGGGACTGGACTCCTCTCCAGCTCCCCACCCTCTGCCTCCAGTCACCATGTGCAAGAGAGATCCTGTACAGATGTCTCTGGGCTCTCGTTTCTCCTTTAGAATAACTTCTTCCTATTTCAGGAAAGGGAAATGGTGTCACTCAGGCCCTGGGACTGCTTCTCCAGCCAGGTTGGGGCCATAGGTCCCACTCTAGTGAAGGTCAATGTCTCAGAATAAAAGCTGTATTTTTACACGTAGTGTGGAGTCTCATTACTCTTATTAAAGTCTTTGGTGATAGCTATTATATCTTCATATATTTGGCaaaacattctttttcttcttgttgtttgGGTGCTCTTCCTCAGTTGTTGTCATGGAGACTAGTGGCTAGAAACTAGAGCTAGGTTCATGGTGGTCACGAAATAAGGAAGAGAAACTTATATTTACATAATGCTcattatgtgccaggaactggacTAAGTATCCTGTGCTCATAAAATCTGTGTCCTTGATTTTATTTAATCCGCATAAGTCTGGAAGGTTGGTGCTAGTATCTccagtttatagatgaggaaactaaggctcaatTAAGTCAAAATGTTTGCCAAAGGTCTCAGAGGTAAGAAGTGGCAGAGAGGGGTTTGAAACCTGGATCTGCCTCGTCCCCAAGTTTGAATTCTTCCCATTATACCACACTACTCCAAATCCATTCAGGGTAGGTCTTGATTGAGAAGAACAGGAATCAAGATTCCTGTCACAGAAAGTGTGAGCCTTTAGAAAACTAGAAGCTTTGGGGTCTTCGGGTTAGTGACTGCCGACGCGAATAACAAGGAACATACCCAGTTCTATGCATGCCCTGATAGGTCGTAATCTCTAGCAGGTAGGTAATCTTTCAAAAAGACGCCCTGAGCCAAGATGGCCTCCCAAATAGCCCTTGTTAAAGATGGCGCCTCCGTCAGACGTCCCTCCCTTCATCTCAGctggattctctctcttttttcctggaATGAAAAAATGCCCTGCCAGCACTAAGATGTCAGTACAAGTTAGTCGTCTCTTTCCCGTTCTTGTCTAAAGTGGCCAGGGCTTCAGCTACATACTCCAGGACACGGCTTCTTCCCGACTTCACAGAAAACCCACAAACATCAGCTCTCATCAAGATGGAGTGAGCGGAAGCGGGGCGGCTCTGAGTTTGAGTTTGTGGGCGGGCCGAGAGCGACACTTCCGCCCCTCACCAACATGGCTGCGGGCTGCAAGTGCGCATGAGCAGCTGTCTATGGAGCTACCTAGGTCGGGAGAGGGAGAACACAGTTGGAGAAAATCGGCGGCTGAGACGGCCTTGGCCGGTGAGTGTAGGACCGGGCAGAAGTCTGGAAACTGGGTGGACTGGCAAGGCAGGGcaggtttgattttgttttcttttttctggttaGAGAACACTGCTGGGGAGGAAGCCTTTGTtttgggcggggggggggggtgggtgtTGTGCTGGTTCTTTATCTTCTACCCTGCTTTGTGGGCCAAACTCCCTGCCCCCGAGCGCGAGCGTCCCAGCTCTCCTGCGCTGTCCAGCTGCGGGCCAGAGCCGCCGGCACCGGGCGCCTGAGCCCCCTAGTCCCCGATGTCCTTTCCTGCCTCCTCCGCGGAGCAGCTGGGGCGCGGGGCTAGACTGCGGGGCTGCGGGTCACGGCGCAGGCTCCCGGGCTCGCGCCTGGCGGGCGCTCAGCTCCTTAAGCGCCTTCTGGTTGGAGAGCCTGCAGGGAGACGCCTCATTCTCAGGCAAGGTCTAGGCGCCTGACTTCTTTCGGGagtagatttttttccctttgtgtcCAGACTTAGCAAGGGCTCTTACTGGGCCCTTCTGGCCTGAGCGTGCCCACCACAACGTCCCATTCCAGTTTCCGTGTCACAGATCCCTAATGCCTAGGAAATGCTTCCGGATGTCCAACTAAGATTTGAATAAGTACCCTGACCCCGTTGCTGGGTGTCCTCAGAGACTGCCCCGGCTGACAGCTGTGGCCAATAGAGATGCCTCCTGTGCCGGGCCCTCTATTTCATTGCTTTCCCCTGCAGTCAGCGCGGCAAGCTTCGCAGGGCATTTCCTCTTCAGGTTTGAAGATGGAAATGTAGGTGGTCCCAAAACACTAGTGTTACTTCCCCTTATCGACTGGGATCTCCTTGCAGCGTTACTTCCTCTGGACGGTTTCACTTTcagttcctttttcaacattttcCTCGGACGCGGTCTTTCCAAGGCTTATCCACTGAAAATTTTCCTTGGATAGGAAAGGTTTGGAGGACCTTATGGGTAGAGAATTTCTAAAAATCTTGCCCCTTTTGTGTTGGGATTATCTTATTGCTTTGTACTGTGTAGCTGTTTCTTTCTGGAGGCATGTCTGCCCAGCTCTTTGTTTTTCCTGCCCTCTGGCTGGGTGTCAGGGTCCTAAGGCAGAGCTTGTAGGTGGATTCTTCCCCCTTTGTCTCTTCTTCAGAAccctgtttggtttttttttttttttttttttttttcccccttcttgcTGAGGCTCAGTTGATTTGGAGTTGTCATAGCAACATTTTAGCAACTGTGTTGTTCTACAGGAAGGCTTGATGAATAAAATAGAGGGTGCTTGAAGAGGATCCACTTGGGCTTTAGGGTTTCTAACAGATTATATAAATCGGAATACCCCAAAACAAGAATCCTGTCAGTAGAATGGGGCCCAAAGGCCAAGTCTAGTCTTTGTGGTCAGGGACATTCTTCCAGTGGTAGTGGGCTTGAGATTTCCTCTTCCTAGGTTTGAGAACAGAAATGTCTTGGTGGACAATATGTGGCTGAGAAACTGGAAGAAGTATCAGTGTCCATGACACGGTATTTTTTGATGGTGGGGCCAATACATGGCCCTTCCTGATTCCCATGAGGCTGCCATCATGGCAGGTCATAATAGCTTTAATAGTGATCcatttagaaatgtgttgttggctgggtgcggtggctcatgcctgtaatcccagcactttgggaggctgaggcaggtggatcacctgaggtcaggagttccagaccaacctggccaacatggtgaaaccccatctctactgaaaaatacaaaaattagccaggcatggtggtgggcgcgtataatcccagttattcaggaggctgaggcaggagaattgcttgaacccaggagacggaggttgtaagctgaggttgtgccactgcactccagcctgggcaacagagcaagactgtctcaaaaaaaaaaaaaaaaaaaaagagaaatgtgttgtttcagccaggtgcggtggctcacacctgtaatcccagcactttgggaggccgaggtggatagatcacgaggtcaggagttcgagaccagccgggccaacatggtttagtagaaaccccgtctctactaaaaatacaaatattagccaggcgtggtggtatgcacctgtaatcccagctacttgagaggctgaggcaggagaatcacttgaacccgggagacagaggttgcagtgagctgagatcgcgccactacactccagcctgggtgacagagcgagactctgtctcgaaaaaaagcGTTGTTTCTGTCTTCCAGTATAATTATCCCCTCTCTACCAGGAGTTGGAGTGATAATGGAGGGACAAGGAACACTATTTGTAGAGTTGCTTTTTCAATCACTGTAGGCCAGTCCTCAACATCAGTATGGTGGAGGCTGATTGTCCCCTGCAGATGACTGGGTTATTTTCCTGGCTGTGTGTTCATGGAACCTAAGTTCTAGAACCGGAGATACTGTTCTGTTTCCTagactcactgcaaacttcatGATTTCTACCAGGACTTAGCACTCAGGCCTGTGAATAGGAGATACAAAGACTTCCAAAAAAGGACCAGTTCCTCGGATGTGCCCCCTCACAGAGAGATGAAGGGGTGAGTGAAGAAGGGGTAGGGTCTGGGATGAAAGATGGGTGGCCTGGAAGAATGCAAAATGGCCAAGAGCACTGCCTCTGGAGTCAGGCAGACCTGGATTCA
Protein-coding sequences here:
- the LOC105498192 gene encoding rho GTPase-activating protein 30 isoform X1, which produces MKSRQKGKKKGSSKERVFGCDLQEHLQHSGQEVPQVLKSCAEFVEEYGVVDGIYRLSGVSSNIQKLRQEFESERKPDLRRDVYLQDIHCVSSLCKAYFRELPDPLLTYRLYDKFAEAVGVQLEPERLVKILEVLRELPVPNYRTLEFLMRHLVHMASFSAQTNMHARNLAIVWAPNLLRSKDIEASGFNGTAAFMEVRVQSIVVEFILTHVDQLFGGAALSGGEVESGWRSLPGTRASGSPEDLMPRPLPYHLPSILQAGDGPPQMRPYHTIIEIAEHKRKGSLKVRKWRSIFNLGRSGHETKRKLPRGAEDREDKSNKGTLRPAKSMDSLSAAAGASDEPEGLVGPSSPRPSPLLPDSLENDSIEAAEGEQEPEAEALGGTNSEPGTPRAGRSAIRAGGSSRAERCAGVHISDPYNVNLPLHITSILNVPPNIISNVSLARLTRGLECPALQHRPSPASGPGPGPGLGPGPPDEKLEASPASSPLADSGTDDLAPALEDSLSQEVQDSFSFLEDSSSSEPEWVGAEDGEVAQAESAGAAFSPGEDDPGMGYLEELLGVGPQVEEFSVEPPLDDLSLDEAQFVLAPSCCSLDSAGPRPEVEEENGEEVFLSAYDDLSPLLGPKSPIWEGAGSLEGEAAGCGRQAPGEAGEEQARWEVGEDKEAEPGGRLDIREKAEGNPETKVEAGKASEDTGEAGGSQETKVRLREGSREETEAKEEKSKGQKKADSMEAKSVEEPEEQYTDEEKEKEIERKEAEQRKEAQVEAERDLEQGAQEDQVAEEKWEVVHKQEAEGVREDEDKGQRGKGEYEARKDQGDGEDSRSPEAATEGGAGEVSKERESGDGEAEGDQRAGGDYLEEGTLSEGSGVESLEVDCAKEGNPHSSEMEEAAPQPPQSEEKESEGQPSSDGCLCPCSLGLGGVGMRLASTLVQVQQVRSVPVVPPKPQFAKMPSAMCSKIHVAPANPSPRPGRLDATPGERAWGARASRSSWRNGGSLSFDAAVALARDRQRTEAQGVRRTQTCTEGGDYCLIPRNSPCSMISAHSPRPLSCLEIPPEGTEGSGSRSRLSLPPREPQVPDTLLSPQRRSYAFETQANPEKGEGL
- the LOC105498192 gene encoding rho GTPase-activating protein 30 isoform X3, yielding MRHLVHMASFSAQTNMHARNLAIVWAPNLLRSKDIEASGFNGTAAFMEVRVQSIVVEFILTHVDQLFGGAALSGGEVESGWRSLPGTRASGSPEDLMPRPLPYHLPSILQAGDGPPQMRPYHTIIEIAEHKRKGSLKVRKWRSIFNLGRSGHETKRKLPRGAEDREDKSNKGTLRPAKSMDSLSAAAGASDEPEGLVGPSSPRPSPLLPDSLENDSIEAAEGEQEPEAEALGGTNSEPGTPRAGRSAIRAGGSSRAERCAGVHISDPYNVNLPLHITSILNVPPNIISNVSLARLTRGLECPALQHRPSPASGPGPGPGLGPGPPDEKLEASPASSPLADSGTDDLAPALEDSLSQEVQDSFSFLEDSSSSEPEWVGAEDGEVAQAESAGAAFSPGEDDPGMGYLEELLGVGPQVEEFSVEPPLDDLSLDEAQFVLAPSCCSLDSAGPRPEVEEENGEEVFLSAYDDLSPLLGPKSPIWEGAGSLEGEAAGCGRQAPGEAGEEQARWEVGEDKEAEPGGRLDIREKAEGNPETKVEAGKASEDTGEAGGSQETKVRLREGSREETEAKEEKSKGQKKADSMEAKSVEEPEEQYTDEEKEKEIERKEAEQRKEAQVEAERDLEQGAQEDQVAEEKWEVVHKQEAEGVREDEDKGQRGKGEYEARKDQGDGEDSRSPEAATEGGAGEVSKERESGDGEAEGDQRAGGDYLEEGTLSEGSGVESLEVDCAKEGNPHSSEMEEAAPQPPQSEEKESEGQPSSDGCLCPCSLGLGGVGMRLASTLVQVQQVRSVPVVPPKPQFAKMPSAMCSKIHVAPANPSPRPGRLDATPGERAWGARASRSSWRNGGSLSFDAAVALARDRQRTEAQGVRRTQTCTEGGDYCLIPRNSPCSMISAHSPRPLSCLEIPPEGTEGSGSRSRLSLPPREPQVPDTLLSPQRRSYAFETQANPEKGEGL
- the LOC105498192 gene encoding rho GTPase-activating protein 30 isoform X2, whose product is MKSRQKGKKKGSSKERVFGCDLQEHLQHSGQEVPQVLKSCAEFVEEYGVVDGIYRLSGVSSNIQKLRQEFESERKPDLRRDVYLQDIHCVSSLCKAYFRELPDPLLTYRLYDKFAEAVGVQLEPERLVKILEVLRELPVPNYRTLEFLMRHLVHMASFSAQTNMHARNLAIVWAPNLLRSKDIEASGFNGTAAFMEVRVQSIVVEFILTHVDQLFGGAALSGGEVESGWRSLPGTRASGSPEDLMPRPLPYHLPSILQAGDGPPQMRPYHTIIEIAEHKRKGSLKVRKWRSIFNLGRSGHETKRKLPRGAEDREDKSNKGTLRPAKSMDSLSAAAGASDEPEGLVGPSSPRPSPLLPDSLENDSIEAAEGEQEPEAEALGGTNSEPGTPRAGRSAIRAGGSSRAERCAGVHISDPYNVNLPLHITSILNVPPNIISNVSLARLTRGLECPALQHRPSPASGPGPGPGLGPGPPDEKLEASPASSPLADSGTDDLAPALEDSLSQEVEEFSVEPPLDDLSLDEAQFVLAPSCCSLDSAGPRPEVEEENGEEVFLSAYDDLSPLLGPKSPIWEGAGSLEGEAAGCGRQAPGEAGEEQARWEVGEDKEAEPGGRLDIREKAEGNPETKVEAGKASEDTGEAGGSQETKVRLREGSREETEAKEEKSKGQKKADSMEAKSVEEPEEQYTDEEKEKEIERKEAEQRKEAQVEAERDLEQGAQEDQVAEEKWEVVHKQEAEGVREDEDKGQRGKGEYEARKDQGDGEDSRSPEAATEGGAGEVSKERESGDGEAEGDQRAGGDYLEEGTLSEGSGVESLEVDCAKEGNPHSSEMEEAAPQPPQSEEKESEGQPSSDGCLCPCSLGLGGVGMRLASTLVQVQQVRSVPVVPPKPQFAKMPSAMCSKIHVAPANPSPRPGRLDATPGERAWGARASRSSWRNGGSLSFDAAVALARDRQRTEAQGVRRTQTCTEGGDYCLIPRNSPCSMISAHSPRPLSCLEIPPEGTEGSGSRSRLSLPPREPQVPDTLLSPQRRSYAFETQANPEKGEGL